The Longimicrobiaceae bacterium genome contains the following window.
CACGTGGGTCTCGAAATGCGAATCGTCGGTGACGATGGCGAGGAAGGTAGCGGACTGCTCCGCATCTCCCGAGTCCTGGATGGCGCGGTCGTGGACGGCGCGGCGGAAGACTTCGATCTTCGGAAACGGGCCCTGCTTGTAGCCTTCGACGACGACGAGATCGTAACCTCGACCGGCGTAGAAGCGGCGGATGAGGTCCTCCGGGTCGGGCTCGCCGTCGGTGCGCATGACGAGCGCGACCTTGCCCGCGCCAGCCATGATCACCGCCTCCGCGCCGCCCTCGTTGAAGTGGCGCCACGAGTCGCGCCCCGGCTGGTCGATCTCGAAGTCGTGATGCCCGTGCTTCAGCGTGGCGACGCGATACCCGCGCCGCTTCAATTCCGCGACGAGAGCGACGACGAGCGTCGTCTTCCCGCTGTTCTTGCGGCCGATTACCGACACCACGGGCGGCACGGCGGGCTCATGCATCTGCATCGTCCATGCGGCTGGCGATCTTTCGGGCTCGCGCGTGGTCCGCGGGCGTGTTCACGTTGAGGAAGATGACGTCCGGCGCGCCGAACGTGCGCACCTCGTCCGCCGGGACGCGCACGGTCCGCACGCGGTCGAGGAGCGCGAGCAGCCGCCGCTCATCTCCCGAAAGCATGTCGTCCACGGTCGGAAGGCACGCGGCCGAGTAGTATGCGCACAGCGGCTCGATCCCGCGCCGCCCCTCGCTCTCCGGGATTACGACGTCCGCCCCCGTCGCGTAAGCGATCTCCGCGAGGTGCGCGAGAAGAGCGGGGGGAACGAACGGCAGGTCGCAGGCGACGCACAGCGCTCCGGGCCGCCCCGCATCCACCGCCCAGCGCAGCGCCGTCTGCACGCCCGCGAGCGGTCCCTCGCCGGGCCGCCAGTCGGGCCGGGCGGGGAGATGGAGATGCGCGAAAGGCTCCGGCTCGTTCGCGACGAGCACGACGGTGTCCGCCACCTGCGCCAGCGCGCGCCGGACGCGCTCCACGATCACCACGCCGCCGACCTCCGCCAGCGCCTTGGACGATCCGAAGCGGCGGCTCGCCCCCCCTGCCAGGATCACGCCGAGGGGCCCAGCGCCGCGCCCCGCATCCGCCGAATCGTCGCCGCCCGAAGCCATCTCTCCGCCGCTGTGCGAGCCCGCCCGCCGCGTCGCGAGCCGATGCGCCAACCTACCCCGCGGCGCACGGCCGAACAAGCGGAAGGCCGATCTGGGGAACGCCTCTTGCGCGCAGGGGAGCGGCGCGCTGAGATGTCTGGAGATGCGCTGACGGCTGTTCCTCCCATCCAAGCCGGACGACTGCGATGCTTCGCTACGATGAAAGCTACGGTCCGCCGCCGCGCCCGCGCATGCCGCGCCGCCACCCCGGCGGGGGCTACGACTGGCCGCTACGGGCGGCGGGCGGCTACGATCGCGGCGTGTACGGCGGCGACTATCCCGGCTTCGGCGGCTATCCCGGCGGGGGCGAGGGCATTCACTACGGCGGCGTCCGCCCCTCTCGCGGGCGTGGGTACGACGGCGGCTACTACGTGCAGGGCCCGCTCTCGGCCGAGGAGGCGTACCGGCGGCGGGAGGTCGCGAGGTGGGGCGGCGGGGGCGGGCACGAAGGGCGGGAGAGGGAAGAGGAGTGGCAGGGGCCGGTGGGCGACTCGGAGGTGGCGCAGCTCGTCCGCGAGCGAATCCGGCGCGACACGCACCTGGACGGCGAGCGCATCAAGGTCTCCGCGCATCGCGGCGTGGTCACGCTCACGGGCGAGGTGGACGACTACCTGGAGGCCCGCTACGCCTGGGACGACGCGTGGGAGTCCCCCGGCGTTCGCGGCGTCGTCAGCGACCTCGCTGTCCGCACCGCCGACAAGGCCGCATTTTCCGAAGCCGCCGAGCGGTAGGCGGATACGAACCGATCCCCCTCACGCCCGCATGGTCCGGCACGCGCAATCCTCCCCATCGGTAGGGGCCGCGACCTGCGTGTCGGCCCGTGGTTCGGAGTGAGGGGATGGCCGGGATTCGGGGACATTCTCGCTGCGGAGAGGCGGAGGCACACGCAGGTGCCTCCTACCACGGCGGATGCGATCTTCGTGATTCTGGAAAGACGAAGCGGGTCCCGGCGCGATGGCCGGGACCCGCTTCCTCATCTGCACTCCTCGCGGCTCAGTGGCGCTCGCGGGAGTCGTAGCCGTCCGGGGAGAGGTGGTCCGGCGGGTCGTACGCGGCGCCGCTCTCGATGGCGCGCTGCATGTCGTGCGTGCCGTACGCCTCCACCTCGTCGTCCTCCACCAGGTGCGCCGCCGTGTCGGACTGCGAGTCGTTGCTCACGCCCAGCTCGGTGCCCAGCGAATCCTCGTACGCCAGCGCGTCGTCGATGGCCTCGGGCATGTCGCCCTCGAGCTGCTGGTCCACGATCAGCTCGCTGGTGAAGTCGCTGATGCCCAGCACCTCCACGATGGCGTTCTCGGCGACCTGCGCCTGCCCGTCGGTGCCCACCCGGCCGCCCAGCGTCACGTGGCCGTCGCGCACCGAAAGCTCGATGTATCCGGCGTCGAGGGTGGGATATTCCCGCAGGTGCTGCATGACCAGGTCGTAGATCTCGTCGTCGGTCATGCCCTCGGGGTCGATCATGCTGCCGAAGTCGGACATCGCGCCCTCGCTAGCCGGTCAGAAGTGGATCGCGGCCCCCACCGTCGCCCCGTAGTTGCTGTTCCACTCGTGGTCCTTGGCGGTGGTGCCGCCGGTCTGGAACCCGGTGGGGATCTTCACCTTCCAGAGCCGGTCGCTCAGCTCCACGTTCAGCGAGAGCCGGGGGGTCGCGTAGAAGTCCGTTCCCACCTTGGCGCCCAATGCAAAGCCGGGGCCGAAGTCGAACCGTTCCGTCGTGGGGATGCTGTTCTCGGCCGCGCCGTTCTTCTTCAGCCACGTCACCAGCCCGCCGGTGGCCGCCGCGTACGGCGCCAGCTCGTGCCACGAGCGCTGCCCGGTCAGGTTGATCCGCACGCCCGCGTCGGCGATCAGCAGCGGCATGCTGGCGGTGGTGCCCGTCGCCACGGGCGACACGTGCGTGGGGTCGGTGGTCACGTCGGCGCGGTACAGCTTGCGCTCCGACGGGCTGTAGGCCGCCGTGAAGTCCAGCGCGAGGGCGTTGGAGAGGCTGATGTTGTAGCGCGCCCCGAACAGCGGTGCCGACCGCGGCCCGAACTCGGCCGAGACGCCCTTGCTGATGGTGACCTTGGGGTCGGTGAACAGGTAGCCGGCGAAGCCGGTCAGCCCCTGCTTCCGCTCCAGGTAGCGGTACGGCGACGTGATCTGCTGCGCCTGGAGCGCGCGGGCGCCCAGGAGGAGCGCGGGAAGTGCCAGCAGTGCGATCCGGGTGCGTCGCATCGGTCGGTTCGGTCCGGGAAGAGTCGTGAGTCGGCGGGCGCGGGACGCGCCCCAAGCATGCAGTCCCGGAGCGGCGCCCCGGGACTGCGACAGGTTATAGCCGCCCGAAGCTACGCTTTGTTCCCCGCGCGGGGCAACTGCGGCGGCTTCAGCGCGTCGCGTCCTACGCGCCCGCGGGAGAAGAGCGGCCGCGAGATGCGGGGCGGCGCAGGTCTCGGCCGGTCATCTCCGCCGGCTGGGGGATGCCCAGCAGGCCCAGGATGGTGGGCGCCACGTCGCACAGCGCGCCGTCCGCGAGCGCCTCCGCCTTCCGTCGCTCGTCCGGCTCCACGAGGACGATGCCCACCGGGTTGGTCGTGTGCGCGGTGTGCGGTCCGTTGGTCGTGGGGTCCCACATCTGCTCGCAGTTGCCGTGGTCGGCCGTCACCAGCAGCGTCGTGCCCGTCTCGCGGCATGCGTCCACCACCTGCCCCAGCCCGCCGTCCACCGCCTCGACCGCCTTGATGGCGGCGCGCAGCACGCCCGTGTGGCCCACCATGTCCGGGTTGGCGAAGTTGCAGACGATGGAGTCGTACTTCCGCGAGCGGATGGCCTCCACCAGCCCCTGCGCCACGTCGGGCTCGCTCATCTCCGGCTGCAGGTCGTACGTGGCGACCTTGGGCGACTGCACCAGGCGGCGGTCCTCGCCTTCGGGCGCCTCTTCCGTCCCGCCATTGAAGAAGTACGTGACGTGCGGGTACTTCTCCGTCTCGGCCGTGCGGAAGCTGTGCAGGCCGTGCTGCTGGAGCACGTCGGCCAGGATGTTCGTCATCGGCTGCGGCGGGAAGAGCGCCGGGACCGGGAACTCCGCGTCGTACTGCGTCATCGTCACCAGCCGCACGCGCGGGGCGCCGGGTCCGCGGTCGAAGGCGTCGAAGTTATCGTCCGCCAGGGCGCGGGTGAGCTGGCGGGCGCGGTCCGCGCGGAAGTTGAAGAAGAGGACGCCGTCGCCGTCGCGCACGGGGCCCACCGGCTGCCCGTCGTCGCCCACCATCACCCGCGGCTGCACGAACTCGTCCGTCTCTCCCGCCTCGTACGCCGCGGTGATCGCCTCCAGCGGGTCACGCACCTGCACGCCCTCGCCGCGCACGATGGCGCGGTACGCCTTCTCGGTGCGCTCCCAGCGGCGGTCGCGGTCCATCGCGAAGTAGCGCCCGGTGAGCGTCGCCACCTTGCAGCCCTTGCCGCCGTTCGCGCGGCCGAACAGCTCCGTCAGGTAGTCGCGGGCGGACTGCGGCGGCGTGTCGCGGCCGTCCAGGAAGACGTGGACGCGCACGTTGGGCATCTTCTCCCGCTCGGCCAGCTCGCACAGCGCCAGCAGGTGCTCGTCCACCGCGTGCACCCCGCCGGGGCCGATCAGGCCCATGAGGTGAAGCGTTCCGCCGGTCTCCTTCAGGTGATCGAAGAGGTCGAGAAGCGCGGAGCTGCGGCCCATCTCGCCGGATTCGATCGCCTTGGAGATGCGCATCAGCGACTGCATCACTACGCGCCCGGCGCCCAGGTTTAGGTGGCCCACCTCGCTGTTGCCCATCTGCCCCTCGGGGAGGCCGACGGCGGGGCCGTGCGTGGTCAGCTTCGCGCGCGGGTAGGCGCCCTCCGTCCACAGGTGGCGCCACGTGGGCGCGTTGGCGCAGGTGACGGCGTTGTCCGGCGTGGGCTCGCGCAGGCCCCAGCCGTCCAGGATCACCAATGCAACGCGCGGTCGGTCGGTGCCGGAAGACGTGTCGGGCATGGGCCGGGGCGA
Protein-coding sequences here:
- the mobB gene encoding molybdopterin-guanine dinucleotide biosynthesis protein B, encoding MHEPAVPPVVSVIGRKNSGKTTLVVALVAELKRRGYRVATLKHGHHDFEIDQPGRDSWRHFNEGGAEAVIMAGAGKVALVMRTDGEPDPEDLIRRFYAGRGYDLVVVEGYKQGPFPKIEVFRRAVHDRAIQDSGDAEQSATFLAIVTDDSHFETHVPLVPLDPADAQGSHVARVADLVEATFLRGGSDGD
- a CDS encoding molybdenum cofactor guanylyltransferase, which gives rise to MASGGDDSADAGRGAGPLGVILAGGASRRFGSSKALAEVGGVVIVERVRRALAQVADTVVLVANEPEPFAHLHLPARPDWRPGEGPLAGVQTALRWAVDAGRPGALCVACDLPFVPPALLAHLAEIAYATGADVVIPESEGRRGIEPLCAYYSAACLPTVDDMLSGDERRLLALLDRVRTVRVPADEVRTFGAPDVIFLNVNTPADHARARKIASRMDDADA
- a CDS encoding BON domain-containing protein; this encodes MLRYDESYGPPPRPRMPRRHPGGGYDWPLRAAGGYDRGVYGGDYPGFGGYPGGGEGIHYGGVRPSRGRGYDGGYYVQGPLSAEEAYRRREVARWGGGGGHEGREREEEWQGPVGDSEVAQLVRERIRRDTHLDGERIKVSAHRGVVTLTGEVDDYLEARYAWDDAWESPGVRGVVSDLAVRTADKAAFSEAAER
- a CDS encoding BON domain-containing protein; its protein translation is MSDFGSMIDPEGMTDDEIYDLVMQHLREYPTLDAGYIELSVRDGHVTLGGRVGTDGQAQVAENAIVEVLGISDFTSELIVDQQLEGDMPEAIDDALAYEDSLGTELGVSNDSQSDTAAHLVEDDEVEAYGTHDMQRAIESGAAYDPPDHLSPDGYDSRERH
- the gpmI gene encoding 2,3-bisphosphoglycerate-independent phosphoglycerate mutase, with the protein product MILDGWGLREPTPDNAVTCANAPTWRHLWTEGAYPRAKLTTHGPAVGLPEGQMGNSEVGHLNLGAGRVVMQSLMRISKAIESGEMGRSSALLDLFDHLKETGGTLHLMGLIGPGGVHAVDEHLLALCELAEREKMPNVRVHVFLDGRDTPPQSARDYLTELFGRANGGKGCKVATLTGRYFAMDRDRRWERTEKAYRAIVRGEGVQVRDPLEAITAAYEAGETDEFVQPRVMVGDDGQPVGPVRDGDGVLFFNFRADRARQLTRALADDNFDAFDRGPGAPRVRLVTMTQYDAEFPVPALFPPQPMTNILADVLQQHGLHSFRTAETEKYPHVTYFFNGGTEEAPEGEDRRLVQSPKVATYDLQPEMSEPDVAQGLVEAIRSRKYDSIVCNFANPDMVGHTGVLRAAIKAVEAVDGGLGQVVDACRETGTTLLVTADHGNCEQMWDPTTNGPHTAHTTNPVGIVLVEPDERRKAEALADGALCDVAPTILGLLGIPQPAEMTGRDLRRPASRGRSSPAGA